A stretch of the Bacillus anthracis str. Vollum genome encodes the following:
- a CDS encoding DUF2871 family protein produces MKKLYNASFTYLIIGLLSGIFAREYGKYKGIVGSTLLNLLHTHTLVLGFFFFLIALGLAKVFAFHEAKSFNKWFVVHNIALILMLGSLAARGLLQLNGADFKGLTYIVGFSHSLMAVTLIWFMLLIKKSFKI; encoded by the coding sequence ATGAAGAAATTATATAATGCATCGTTTACGTATTTGATTATCGGTTTATTATCAGGAATTTTCGCTAGAGAATATGGAAAGTATAAGGGGATTGTAGGATCTACGTTGTTAAATCTTTTACATACACATACACTTGTACTTGGTTTTTTCTTCTTTTTAATTGCTTTAGGGTTAGCAAAAGTATTCGCGTTTCATGAAGCGAAAAGTTTTAATAAGTGGTTTGTTGTACATAATATCGCATTAATTTTAATGTTAGGTTCATTGGCAGCAAGAGGGCTTCTTCAGCTAAATGGAGCGGACTTTAAAGGGTTAACTTATATTGTTGGGTTTTCTCATTCGCTGATGGCAGTTACTTTAATTTGGTTTATGTTGTTAATAAAGAAGTCATTTAAAATATAG